The Exiguobacterium aurantiacum DSM 6208 genome includes a window with the following:
- a CDS encoding CamS family sex pheromone protein encodes MKWKQLIIPAVAASLLLSGCSMKIPMGEEEATPTGNEPTSEGVTPAIEARDSYYQMVIPFKSAAARGLAQRQVSSSLELEEVELGLMRHSTGAFNPDQFAYQEGQLLNSGDVSRLLGRKDKSQEEGALVPLNPSYANGTAEVSEADFVDANKESPLYLASLVEQNYMRKADNGYELGGVSFALILNREYVFQAPNFGPTYTERLDEKKVIAEGERMANELVGQLREREDFKDLDINVALYMKSSQGSPTPGNYIKSAFVGKGDGVAAGDWKAIDERYYYFPSGTATNEVRDDAQKFTLFSDRIADVFPDFSGMIGKGFYQNGDLSRLEIDIPIQFYSRAELVGFTQHIVGLLENRWEYNRSVPVRINVTSLGGNQEVTIVFEEGMSAPKVYF; translated from the coding sequence ATGAAATGGAAGCAACTCATCATTCCCGCTGTGGCGGCTAGCCTGCTACTTAGCGGATGTTCAATGAAAATCCCGATGGGGGAGGAAGAAGCAACGCCGACCGGGAACGAACCGACGTCAGAAGGCGTGACGCCGGCGATTGAAGCGCGGGACTCCTACTATCAGATGGTCATCCCGTTCAAATCGGCCGCAGCGCGTGGTCTTGCTCAACGACAAGTCAGCTCGTCGCTCGAGCTTGAAGAAGTCGAACTCGGATTGATGCGCCACTCGACGGGAGCGTTCAACCCGGACCAGTTTGCGTATCAAGAAGGACAGTTATTAAATAGCGGCGACGTGTCACGCCTGCTCGGGCGTAAAGACAAGAGTCAGGAAGAAGGCGCGCTCGTGCCGCTCAACCCGTCGTATGCGAACGGGACGGCCGAGGTGTCGGAAGCTGACTTCGTCGATGCCAATAAAGAGTCACCGCTCTACTTGGCTTCGCTCGTCGAACAAAATTACATGCGCAAAGCCGACAACGGATACGAACTCGGCGGTGTGTCGTTCGCCCTCATCTTGAACCGGGAGTACGTCTTCCAAGCCCCGAATTTCGGACCGACCTACACGGAACGGTTGGACGAGAAAAAAGTCATCGCCGAAGGGGAACGGATGGCGAATGAACTTGTCGGTCAGTTGCGCGAGCGAGAAGATTTTAAAGACCTCGACATCAACGTCGCGCTCTACATGAAGTCGTCCCAAGGCTCTCCGACGCCGGGCAACTATATCAAGTCGGCGTTTGTCGGCAAGGGAGACGGCGTCGCTGCCGGTGACTGGAAAGCGATCGATGAGAGGTACTATTACTTCCCGTCAGGCACGGCGACGAACGAAGTACGGGATGATGCCCAGAAATTCACGTTGTTCAGCGATCGGATCGCCGATGTGTTCCCAGACTTCAGTGGGATGATCGGGAAAGGATTTTATCAAAACGGCGATTTGTCGCGGCTTGAAATTGACATTCCGATTCAATTCTACAGCCGGGCCGAACTCGTCGGTTTCACCCAACATATCGTCGGATTGCTTGAGAACCGTTGGGAGTACAACCGGAGCGTACCGGTCCGAATCAACGTCACGTCGCTTGGCGGCAACCAAGAAGTGACGATCGTGTTCGAAGAAGGTATGTCTGCGCCAAAAGTATATTTCTAA